The following are encoded together in the Labrus mixtus chromosome 2, fLabMix1.1, whole genome shotgun sequence genome:
- the LOC132990679 gene encoding tetraspanin-5, whose protein sequence is MMSGKHFKAHEVSCCIKYFIFGFNIIFWFLGVAFLGIGLWAWSEKGVLSNISSITDLGGFDPVWLFLVVGGVMFILGFAGCIGALRENSFLLKFFSVFLGIIFFLELTAGVLAFVFKDWIKDQLNFFINNNIRAYRDDIDLQNLIDFTQEYWECCGAFGADDWNLNIYFNCTDSNPSREKCGVPFSCCTKDPAEDVINTQCGYDIRAKADSEQRTFIYIKGCVPQFEKWLQDNLTVVAGIFIGIALLQIFGICLAQNLVSDIDAVRESCLFT, encoded by the exons TTCCTTGGAGTTGCGTTCCTCGGCATCGGGCTGTGGGCGTGGAGCGAGAAG GGTGTACTCTCCAACATCTCGTCCATCACGGACCTGGGTGGGTTTGATCCAGTCTGGCTCTTCTTGGTGGTCGGTGGTGTGATGTTCATCCTCGGCTTCGCCGGATGCATCGGAGCGCTGCGAGAAAACTCCTTCCTGCTCAAATTT TTCTCCGTGTTCCTGGGTATCATCTTCTTCCTGGAGCTCACTGCGGGAGTCCTGGCGTTTGTCTTCAAAGATTGGATCAAGGACCAGCTCaacttttttattaacaacAACATTCGGGCCTACAGAGACGACATCGATCTACAGAACCTGATAGACTTCACTCAGGAATAT TGGGAGTGTTGTGGAGCTTTCGGAGCCGACGACTGGAATTTGAACATCTACTTCAACTGCACAGATTCAAACCCGAGTCGTGAGAAATGTGGAGTTCCCTTTTCCTGCTGCACCAAAGATCCAGCG GAGGACGTTATCAACACTCAGTGTGGCTACGACATTCGAGCGAAAGCG GACTCAGAGCAGCGCACCTTCATCTATATCAAAGGCTGCGTTCCTCAGTTTGAGAAGTGGCTTCAAGACAACCTGACGGTGGTGGCGGGCATCTTTATTGGGATTGCATTACTACAG aTTTTTGGCATCTGTCTAGCACAGAACCTCGTGAGCGACATTGACGCAGTGAGAGAGAGTTG TTTATTTACCTAA